The Etheostoma cragini isolate CJK2018 chromosome 5, CSU_Ecrag_1.0, whole genome shotgun sequence genome contains a region encoding:
- the plbd2 gene encoding putative phospholipase B-like 2: protein MASKQNKTCAFGSFTKVLNVLAAVSALCLSCASVRAEIQTAVIDKQTGQLSVIEGYREDFVAWANFTDDIKTSGWSFLEITTSSQYNDSIQSYAAGAVEAAVTSQLIYKHWMNTLMNYCGPFSSESGYCERLKAFITTNLQWVQEQIEKQPSSPYWYQVHLALLQLKGLEDSFNDELSFPIGSFSLNPLGFLLFQMGGDLEDLESALNKSDQIRPLGSGSCSALIKLLPNNKELLVSHDTWNTYQSMLRIMKKYMFAFRVSPSGEALLPGGTQAFSSYPGSIFSGDDFYILSSGLVTLETTIGNSNPALWKFVQPKGTVMEWLRNIVANRLASTGKEWAEIFRKYNSGTYNNQWMIVDYKHFTPGKTDIKDELFFVLEQIPGQVVYTDKTQELLEKGYWASYNIPYYPDIFNASGCNELVEKFGSWFSLDQNPRAQIFRRNQTAVTDVDSMVRLMRYNNFKEDPLSKCEGCNPPANGENAISARSDLNPANGTYPFGALRQRSHGGTDMKLTSYEMFRDYGMLAVNGPTWDQVPPFQWSTSPYKDLIHMGHPDTWAFKPIKVIWTA, encoded by the exons ATGGCGTCCAAGCAAAACAAGACGTGTGCTTTTGGAAGTTTTACGaaggttttaaatgtgttagcAGCGGTATCCGCTTTGTGTTTGAGCTGTGCGTCTGTTCGAGCTGAAATACAAACCGCTGTTATTGACAAGCAAACCGGCCAGCTGTCTGTCATTGAGGGATATCGAGAAGATTTTGTGGCTTGGGCAAACTTCACTGATGACATTAAAACCTCAGG CTGGTCTTTCTTGGAGATCACTACCAGCAGTCAGTACAATGACAGCATCCAGTCTTATGCTGCCGGTGCAGTGGAGGCTGCAGTCACATCTCAG ctCATCTATAAGCACTGGATGAACACTCTAATGAATTACTGTGGGCCCTTCTCTTCTGAATCTGGTTATTGCGAGCGCCTTAAGGCTTTCATCACAACCAATCTGCAGTGGGTTCAGGAGCAAATCGAAAAGCAACCTAGTTCACCCTACTGGTACCAG GTGCATCTGGCACTGCTTCAGCTGAAAGGTCTGGAGGACAGCTTCAATGATGAACTATCATTTCCAATAGGCTCGTTCTCCCTAAACCCGCTCGGCTTCCT ACTTTTCCAAATGGGCGGGGATCTGGAGGACTTGGAATCGGCTCTCAACAAATCCGACCAAATTCGACCGCTTGGATCTGGTTCCTGTTCTGCTCTCATCAAGCTGCTGCCAAACAATAAGGAGCTGCTGGTTTCACACGACACCTGGAACACCTACCAGTCCATGCTGCGCATCATGAAGAAATACATGTTTGCCTTTAGAGTTTCTCCTTCAG gaGAAGCTCTTCTTCCAGGAGGAACTCAGGCGTTCTCCTCTTACCCTGGATCGATCTTCTCTGGAGACGACTTTTATATCCTAAGTAGTGGCTTG GTTACCTTGGAAACTACCATTGGCAACAGTAACCCTGCTCTCTGGAAGTTTGTTCAGCCCAAAGGAACTGTCATGGAGTGGTTGAGGAACATTGTGGCTAATCGACTGGCTTCTACAGGCAAGGAGTGGGCCGAGATTTTCCGGAAGTACAACAGTGGAAC gtACAACAACCAGTGGATGATTGTGGACTATAAACACTTTACTCCAGGGAAGACTGACATTAAAGATGAGCTCTTTTTTGTACTGGAGCAGATTCC gGGACAAGTTGTTTACACTGATAAAACTCAGGAACTGTTGGAGAAAGGGTACTGGGCAAGTTACAACATACC GTACTACCCGGACATATTCAATGCTAGTGGCTGCAATGAGCTGGTTGAGAAGTTCGGCTCGTGGTTCTCTCTGGATCAGAATCCTCGGGCTCAGATATTTAGGAGAAACCAGACAGCTGTCACAGATGTGGACTCAATGGTCCGCCTTATGAG GTATAACAACTTTAAGGAAGACCCATTGTCAAAGTGTGAAGGCTGTAATCCACCTGCGAATGGAGAGAATGCTATCTCAGCCCGTTCAGACCTGAACCCAGCTAATGGAACATATCCGTTTGGCGCCTTAAGGCAGAGGTCACATGGAGGAACAGACATGAAG TTGACCTCCTATGAGATGTTTCGTGACTATGGTATGCTGGCAGTAAACGGACCGACATGGGACCAGGTGCCACCCTTCCAGTGGAGCACCTCCCCTTACAAAGACCTGATACACATGGGCCACCCTGATACTTGGGCGTTCAAGCCTATAAAAGTCATCTGGACTGCTTAA
- the zgc:158398 gene encoding transmembrane protein 248: MMGFWQPVTNLRDYVSQNPPGVTFFLCLLTLAISFICLSSYSYTHTLPNPDTAKDWNHLLSSLSKFQLCVKANASTSELVSPVPSPLMDRNISVDSTKTPSLTMLRLKVPLAVTSNSNSGFPKYLGLQTALRASQLHLGGNEIVNLTVEVLSGNDTYTCLTINAQTHLLPMSLLPPECPASENNISPIHVEAGNQLPTASQTCYSLRSKNDPTLTIMLTQVEQSVAVQHLLEVSVCLLGVCLIICVAASLTQPTLRRYRWNGLDLQNEPLMDT; the protein is encoded by the exons ATGATGGGTTTCTGGCAGCCGGTGACCAACCTTAGAGATTACGTATCCCAAAATCCTCCAGGGGTTACAttcttcctctgtctgttgACTTTGGCTATCTCTTTTATCTGCCTCAGCTCTTACAGCTACACTCACACTCTGCCTAACCCTGACACAGCAAAG gACTGGAACCATCTGCTGTCCTCCTTATCTAAGTTCCAGCTGTGTGTGAAAGCCAATGCAAGTACATCTGAGCTTGTCTCGCCCGTCCCTTCTCCTCTGATGGATAGAAACATTTCAGTTGACTCTACAAAGACTCCTTCTCTCACCATGTTGCGTCTCAAGGTTCCTCTGGCTGTGACTTCCAACTCAAACAGCGGCTTTCCAAAATACCTTGGTTTACAGACTGCCTTGAGAGCCAGTCAATTACATCTTGGCG GCAACGAGATTGTTAATCTGACTGTAGAGGTTTTGTCTGGAAATGATACCTACACCTGCCTCACCATTAATGCCCAAACACACCTCCTGCCCATGAGCCT ACTTCCGCCAGAGTGCCCTGCatctgaaaacaacatttcaccCATCCATGTGGAAGCGGGCAACCAGCTGCCTACAGCATCACAGACCTGCTACAGTCTACGCTCCAAGAACGACCCTACACTCACAATCATGTTAACACAG GTGGAGCAGAGCGTGGCGGTGCAACATCTGTTGgaagtcagtgtgtgtctgctaGGAGTTTGTTTGATAATCTGTGTAGCTGCTAGTCTGACACAGCCAACCCTACGCCGCTACCGTTGGAATGGACTTGATCTACAAAAT GAACCCTTGATGGACACCTGA